Part of the Tolypothrix sp. PCC 7910 genome, TAATATCACCTGTGTTGTACTGTAATGGTGTACCATCAAAATGAGTAAACTTACCGCCTGCTTCCGTTAAAATTAATTCTGGTGCTGCTATATCCCAGTCTTTAGGGGCAGATGAGCCAGATAAAGAAATATAAATATCTGCTTTTTGTTCAAGAATAGTTGCAATTTTACAACCCACACTACCAACAGATTTATGATTTTGGCAGGGTAAATTTTCTAATAAATAATTTAATCTTTGGTTACGGTGAGAGCGACTTACTACTAAAGTTAAATCTTCTAAAGGCTTTGTGTCTAAATTTAAAGATATTTGTAAGGGAATAGAACTATTACGAGTTTCCACAAATGTACCGCCGCCCTTGGTAGCATAATATAACTTTTCGGCTTCTGGTAATGCTACAACTGCCAGTAACGGACGGTTTTCTGTAACTAAAGCAATGTGAATTGCATAGTCTCCAGTTCTATCAATAAAATCTCGTGTACCATCTAAGGGGTCAATAATCCATACATATTGAGAGTTATTTTTACCCTGTTGCGATTTATAAGTTTCCTCACTAATATAAGCAAAATCTTCGTTACCTAAAGCTGCTTGTAAATTGTCTAAAATATATTGACTGGTAGCGATATCTGCAGCAGTTACAGGCTCATTTTGTTTATATTCAATTTCTAAATTAGAATCTTTAATAGTCCCGTGATAATAAGACTGTAATATATCGGCTGCTCCCCATCCTACCTGACAAGCGATCGCTAAAATTTCTTGTAAATCTTTCATTCATTTTGCCTTATCTGAGTGAAATCTCTAATCAGTGCTTGGCTTCCATCCAACGGCGTGTGCCGAAAAATTGGCAAGCATTAGCGGCAACTTTCGCAGCCTCAGCCAGCGCATCGGTAAAATTTGCTTGTAAAATGTGATGACAGAAAGCACCGTGAAAAATATCTCCAGCACCCAGTGTATCAACTGGTTGAATCTGTGGCACATTCACAACGCCACTATCACCACAACTTAAGTATTCAATTGGTTGTTCGCCGTGAGTAATAGCGATGTGGGGAATTTTCAAAGCACTGAGATAGGCGAAAGCTTCTGCGGCTGTTTGATAGTTGGGGGGATGAAAGTTAGCAGAACAAATCGCGTAATCAACAAAAGGTAAGAGTTCCTCAAATCCACTTTTCCAACTACCACCATCAATCACAATGGGGATATTCTGAGCCTTAGCCATTTGAGCAATTTCGATACCCACAGCCATTTGATGCCCATCAATTAGCACTATATCAATGTTTTGCAAAATATCAGCCGGGATTGAGGAACTACTAGCTTGAGTTTTTACCGCATTAATGGAAACTACTGCTCGTTCGCCTGTAGATTGGGTAACAATGATGGAAGATACAGGTACAGCAGCATTAGTGGTAGGGTAAAGATCCGCGATCGCTACTTTGTAAGCTGCCAAATCTGTGCGAATTAGCTGCGTCATCGGGTGAGAACCCACTACACCCAAAATAGTAGCTTGATTCCCCAAATGGCTAAAAGTGACAGCCGCATTTGTAGCCGGGCCCCCTGCTGCCACTGTATAGTCAGTAGCAACAATCTTCTGATTATTCTGGGGAGGCGAATCAGCCAAGTAAATCAAATCCAAGGTTACTAAACCTACAAATAAGCCGTTATTTGTCATTTGTCATTTGTCATTTGTCATTTGGTAATGGGTAATTGGTAATTGGTAATAGAAATTTATCTCCTTGTCCCCCAATCCCCAGTCCCCAGTCCCCAATCCC contains:
- a CDS encoding 3'(2'),5'-bisphosphate nucleotidase CysQ — encoded protein: MKDLQEILAIACQVGWGAADILQSYYHGTIKDSNLEIEYKQNEPVTAADIATSQYILDNLQAALGNEDFAYISEETYKSQQGKNNSQYVWIIDPLDGTRDFIDRTGDYAIHIALVTENRPLLAVVALPEAEKLYYATKGGGTFVETRNSSIPLQISLNLDTKPLEDLTLVVSRSHRNQRLNYLLENLPCQNHKSVGSVGCKIATILEQKADIYISLSGSSAPKDWDIAAPELILTEAGGKFTHFDGTPLQYNTGDISQWGGLLASNGLYHQELCQQSERILANFSNS
- a CDS encoding sugar kinase codes for the protein MTNNGLFVGLVTLDLIYLADSPPQNNQKIVATDYTVAAGGPATNAAVTFSHLGNQATILGVVGSHPMTQLIRTDLAAYKVAIADLYPTTNAAVPVSSIIVTQSTGERAVVSINAVKTQASSSSIPADILQNIDIVLIDGHQMAVGIEIAQMAKAQNIPIVIDGGSWKSGFEELLPFVDYAICSANFHPPNYQTAAEAFAYLSALKIPHIAITHGEQPIEYLSCGDSGVVNVPQIQPVDTLGAGDIFHGAFCHHILQANFTDALAEAAKVAANACQFFGTRRWMEAKH